The following coding sequences are from one Clarias gariepinus isolate MV-2021 ecotype Netherlands chromosome 19, CGAR_prim_01v2, whole genome shotgun sequence window:
- the pacs1a gene encoding phosphofurin acidic cluster sorting protein 1a isoform X10, which produces MMSELLSLTLKKLVMLKDLDRDLTSVVIAVKLQGSKRILRSNEILLPSPGLTETDLQLTFSLQYPHFLKRDANRLQIMLQRRKRYKNRTILGYKTLALGLINMAEVMQHPTEGAQVLRLHTKIKEVAVPVAEIRVYSMSSQPVDPEGPKAKLSDRSPDIDNYSEEEEESYSSEQDGSDDPLHQYLYDDEDEVRKKKPRRKLTSAASITRANQPNIKQKFVALLKRFKVSDEVGFGLDHVSQEQIRDVEEDLDELYNSLEIYNPSDSGPDMEETDSVLSMPKPKLPPFFEAMSQSSSHNEFGSLSSRRSLSRDTLSAQQGEQTASSKIQRSSSAHLDDAFSETETVELNEVEVLSDGTPSITVSVAERPRTPQRSSSQTMPSPRLDGGHTPKHKRGTPLKERQLSKPLSERTNSSDSERSPELSLTPQMPRKIVYDQLNQILVSDTTLPDSLILINSSDWQGQYVSDSLQAQKHPVVCTCSVSEIQAVLSALLTRIQKFCNCNSVTPKPVKVVAVGGQNYLGAILRFFVSQLANKTSDWLGHLRFLVVPLGSHPVAKYLGSLDNRYRSVFLDSTWREFFSRTDPPQPGTYLPLVLLFQTSDCSLFTLRLCSGLSSAECVDVAGRIGQYIDGATVTYQLPIAEAMLTCKHKMQDDDSYQNFVPFVGVVKVGLIEPMFGLAVGDCEEGISLSLIVPSTSPPAHAMSAGMMKESATPPPSPSLSGVHGSPSMSHGTDAIGLQVDYWVVEKRKDGERRDTKNTLKSAFRSLQVSRLPSSNIAELQPSSCTMAMTVVTKEKNKKVPTIFLGKKPKERDMEPKSQVIEGITRLICSAKHQQTSLRVSVDGMEWNDVKFFQLASQWPTHVKYLPVGLFSCSKTAS; this is translated from the exons actCCTCAGTTTAACTCTTAAGAAACTGGTGATGTTAAAGGACCTTGACCGAGACCTTACATCAGTAGTCATTGCAGTCAAACTTCAG GGCTCAAAGCGAATCCTGCGCTCTAATGAAATCCTCCTGCCATCTCCTGGGCTCACCGAGACAGATTTACAGCTCACTTTCTCCCTTCAG TATCCACATTTTTTGAAGAGAGATGCGAATAGGCTGCAGATCATGCTCCAACGTAGAAAAAGGTACAAGAACCGTACAATCCTGGGATACAAGACACTAGCACTTGGCCTGATTAATATGGCAGAG GTGATGCAGCATCCCACTGAAGGTGCTCAGGTGTTGCGTCTGCATACTAAAATAAAGGAGGTGGCGGTACCCGTGGCTGAGATCAGGGTCTACTCGATGTCTAGTCAACCTGTAGACCCAGAAGGACCAAAGGCCAAACTGTCTG ATCGATCCCCTGACATTGATAACTACtctgaggaggaggaagagagcTATTCGTCTGAGCAGGACGGCAGTGATGATCCATTACACCag TATCTTTATGACGATGAAGATGAAGTAAGGAAGAAGAAACCCCGCCGTAAACTCACCTCTGCTGCCTCCATTACAAGAGCTAAT CAGCCTAACATCAAGCAGAAATTTGTGGCACTGCTGAAAAGGTTCAAAGTTTCTGATGAG GTAGGATTTGGCCTGGACCACGTGTCCCAGGAGCAGATCCGTGATGTGGAGGAAGACCTGGATGAGCTCTACAACAGTCTGGAGATATACAACCCCAGTGACAGTGGACCAGACATGGAGGAGACAGACAGCGTCCTTAGCATGCCCAAGCCCAAACTCCC GCCATTCTTCGAAGCTATGTCTCAGTCCAGCTCTCACAATGAGTTTGGCAGTCTAAGCAGCAGACGTTCTCTAAGCAGAGACACACTTAGTGCT cAGCAGGGGGAACAGACTGCATCGAGTAAAATTCAGCGCTCCAGTAGTGCACACCTGGATGATGCCTTCTCCGAGACAGAGACAGTG GAGCTGAATGAGGTGGAGGTTTTGAGCGATGGAACTCCAAGCATCACGGTTTCTGTGGCAGAGAGACCACGAACCCCACAGAGGAGCAGCAGCCAAACCATGCCCTCCCCAAG GCTGGATGGTGGTCATACTCCTAAGCATAAGCGAGGGACTCCTTTGAAAGAGAGGCAGCTGTCTAAACCTCTTAGCGAACGGACAAACAGCTCAGACAGTGAGCGCTCACCTGAGCTCAGCCTCACTCCGCAG ATGCCGAGGAAGATTGTGTATGACCAGCTAAACCAGATCTTGGTGTCGGACACGACCCTGCCTGACAGCCTCATCCTCATTAACAGCAGTGACTGGCAAGGACAG tatgtgtcaGACTCCCTGCAGGCACAGAAGCATCCAGTGGTGTGTACCTGCTCAGTGTCTGAGATTCAGGCCGTGCTCTCAGCTCTGCTTACTCGCATTCAGAAGTT CTGTAACTGTAACTCTGTCACACCTAAACCTGTGAAAGTGGTGGCTGTGGGAGGACAGAACTACCTGGGAGCCATCTTGCGCTTCTTTGTGTCTCAGCTAGCCAACAAGACGTCTGACTGGCTGGGGCATTTAAGGTTTCTCGTGGTACCACTAG GTTCTCACCCTGTAGCTAAGTACCTTGGATCACTAGACAACCGTTACCGTTCGGTTTTCCTCGACAGTACGTGGCGGGAGTTCTTCAGTCGGACAGATCCTCCTCAACCCGGTACATACCTGCCGTTAGTGCTACTCTTTCAGACGTCAGACTGCAGTTTGTTTACGTTGCGTTTGTGTTCAGGTTTATCGTCTGCAGAGTGTGTGGACGTAGCTGGACGCATCGGTCAGTACATTGACGGAGCTACAGTTACTTATCAGCTACCTATTGCTGAGGCTATGCTCACCTGCAAGCACAAAAT gcaaGATGATGATTCCTATCAAAATTTTGTCCCCTTCGTGGGT GTGGTTAAAGTCGGTTTGATCGAGCCCATGTTTGGATTGGCAG TTGGCGACTGCGAGGAGGGAATCTCTTTAAGTCTAATAGTTCCTTCAACTTCTCCTCCTGCTCATGCAATGTCTGCTGGGATGATGAAAGAATCTGCCACTCCTCCCCCTTCACCATCTCTCAGTGGTGTTCATGG AAGTCCCAGCATGTCTCACGGAACAGACGCCATAGGGCTGCAGGTGGATTACTGGGTGGTTGAAAAGCGTAAAGACGGTGAGAGGAGAGACACCAAGAATACCCTGAAGAGTGCTTTCAGATCCTTACAGGTCAGCCGGCTCCCCAGCTCCAACATTGCAGAGCTCCAGCCCAGCTCCTGCACCATGGCCATGACTGTGGTCACCAAGGAGAAGAACAAGAAAG TCCCTACTATTTTTCTGGGAAAGAAACCAAAGGAGAGGGACATGGAGCCTAAGAGCCAGGTGATAGAGGGGATCACCAGACTCATCTGTTCTGCTAAGCATCAGCAAACAAGTCTTAGAG TGTCTGTTGATGGGATGGAGTGGAACGATGTAAAGTTCTTCCAGCTGGCATCCCAGTGGCCCACTCATGTGAAATATCTGCCAGTTGGTCTGTTCAGCTGCAGTAAAACTGCCTCCTAG
- the pacs1a gene encoding phosphofurin acidic cluster sorting protein 1a isoform X2, which produces MSERGGVQRAGVASPHLQPFKSVSIPSNRPVQMNLFATWEIDRSSPSCVPRLLSLTLKKLVMLKDLDRDLTSVVIAVKLQGSKRILRSNEILLPSPGLTETDLQLTFSLQYPHFLKRDANRLQIMLQRRKRYKNRTILGYKTLALGLINMAEVMQHPTEGAQVLRLHTKIKEVAVPVAEIRVYSMSSQPVDPEGPKAKLSDRSPDIDNYSEEEEESYSSEQDGSDDPLHQYLYDDEDEVRKKKPRRKLTSAASITRANQPNIKQKFVALLKRFKVSDEVGFGLDHVSQEQIRDVEEDLDELYNSLEIYNPSDSGPDMEETDSVLSMPKPKLPPFFEAMSQSSSHNEFGSLSSRRSLSRDTLSAQGEQTASSKIQRSSSAHLDDAFSETETVELNEVEVLSDGTPSITVSVAERPRTPQRSSSQTMPSPRLDGGHTPKHKRGTPLKERQLSKPLSERTNSSDSERSPELSLTPQMPRKIVYDQLNQILVSDTTLPDSLILINSSDWQGQYVSDSLQAQKHPVVCTCSVSEIQAVLSALLTRIQKFCNCNSVTPKPVKVVAVGGQNYLGAILRFFVSQLANKTSDWLGHLRFLVVPLGSHPVAKYLGSLDNRYRSVFLDSTWREFFSRTDPPQPGTYLPLVLLFQTSDCSLFTLRLCSGLSSAECVDVAGRIGQYIDGATVTYQLPIAEAMLTCKHKMQDDDSYQNFVPFVGVVKVGLIEPMFGLAVGDCEEGISLSLIVPSTSPPAHAMSAGMMKESATPPPSPSLSGVHGSPSMSHGTDAIGLQVDYWVVEKRKDGERRDTKNTLKSAFRSLQVSRLPSSNIAELQPSSCTMAMTVVTKEKNKKVPTIFLGKKPKERDMEPKSQVIEGITRLICSAKHQQTSLRVSVDGMEWNDVKFFQLASQWPTHVKYLPVGLFSCSKTAS; this is translated from the exons actCCTCAGTTTAACTCTTAAGAAACTGGTGATGTTAAAGGACCTTGACCGAGACCTTACATCAGTAGTCATTGCAGTCAAACTTCAG GGCTCAAAGCGAATCCTGCGCTCTAATGAAATCCTCCTGCCATCTCCTGGGCTCACCGAGACAGATTTACAGCTCACTTTCTCCCTTCAG TATCCACATTTTTTGAAGAGAGATGCGAATAGGCTGCAGATCATGCTCCAACGTAGAAAAAGGTACAAGAACCGTACAATCCTGGGATACAAGACACTAGCACTTGGCCTGATTAATATGGCAGAG GTGATGCAGCATCCCACTGAAGGTGCTCAGGTGTTGCGTCTGCATACTAAAATAAAGGAGGTGGCGGTACCCGTGGCTGAGATCAGGGTCTACTCGATGTCTAGTCAACCTGTAGACCCAGAAGGACCAAAGGCCAAACTGTCTG ATCGATCCCCTGACATTGATAACTACtctgaggaggaggaagagagcTATTCGTCTGAGCAGGACGGCAGTGATGATCCATTACACCag TATCTTTATGACGATGAAGATGAAGTAAGGAAGAAGAAACCCCGCCGTAAACTCACCTCTGCTGCCTCCATTACAAGAGCTAAT CAGCCTAACATCAAGCAGAAATTTGTGGCACTGCTGAAAAGGTTCAAAGTTTCTGATGAG GTAGGATTTGGCCTGGACCACGTGTCCCAGGAGCAGATCCGTGATGTGGAGGAAGACCTGGATGAGCTCTACAACAGTCTGGAGATATACAACCCCAGTGACAGTGGACCAGACATGGAGGAGACAGACAGCGTCCTTAGCATGCCCAAGCCCAAACTCCC GCCATTCTTCGAAGCTATGTCTCAGTCCAGCTCTCACAATGAGTTTGGCAGTCTAAGCAGCAGACGTTCTCTAAGCAGAGACACACTTAGTGCT CAGGGGGAACAGACTGCATCGAGTAAAATTCAGCGCTCCAGTAGTGCACACCTGGATGATGCCTTCTCCGAGACAGAGACAGTG GAGCTGAATGAGGTGGAGGTTTTGAGCGATGGAACTCCAAGCATCACGGTTTCTGTGGCAGAGAGACCACGAACCCCACAGAGGAGCAGCAGCCAAACCATGCCCTCCCCAAG GCTGGATGGTGGTCATACTCCTAAGCATAAGCGAGGGACTCCTTTGAAAGAGAGGCAGCTGTCTAAACCTCTTAGCGAACGGACAAACAGCTCAGACAGTGAGCGCTCACCTGAGCTCAGCCTCACTCCGCAG ATGCCGAGGAAGATTGTGTATGACCAGCTAAACCAGATCTTGGTGTCGGACACGACCCTGCCTGACAGCCTCATCCTCATTAACAGCAGTGACTGGCAAGGACAG tatgtgtcaGACTCCCTGCAGGCACAGAAGCATCCAGTGGTGTGTACCTGCTCAGTGTCTGAGATTCAGGCCGTGCTCTCAGCTCTGCTTACTCGCATTCAGAAGTT CTGTAACTGTAACTCTGTCACACCTAAACCTGTGAAAGTGGTGGCTGTGGGAGGACAGAACTACCTGGGAGCCATCTTGCGCTTCTTTGTGTCTCAGCTAGCCAACAAGACGTCTGACTGGCTGGGGCATTTAAGGTTTCTCGTGGTACCACTAG GTTCTCACCCTGTAGCTAAGTACCTTGGATCACTAGACAACCGTTACCGTTCGGTTTTCCTCGACAGTACGTGGCGGGAGTTCTTCAGTCGGACAGATCCTCCTCAACCCGGTACATACCTGCCGTTAGTGCTACTCTTTCAGACGTCAGACTGCAGTTTGTTTACGTTGCGTTTGTGTTCAGGTTTATCGTCTGCAGAGTGTGTGGACGTAGCTGGACGCATCGGTCAGTACATTGACGGAGCTACAGTTACTTATCAGCTACCTATTGCTGAGGCTATGCTCACCTGCAAGCACAAAAT gcaaGATGATGATTCCTATCAAAATTTTGTCCCCTTCGTGGGT GTGGTTAAAGTCGGTTTGATCGAGCCCATGTTTGGATTGGCAG TTGGCGACTGCGAGGAGGGAATCTCTTTAAGTCTAATAGTTCCTTCAACTTCTCCTCCTGCTCATGCAATGTCTGCTGGGATGATGAAAGAATCTGCCACTCCTCCCCCTTCACCATCTCTCAGTGGTGTTCATGG AAGTCCCAGCATGTCTCACGGAACAGACGCCATAGGGCTGCAGGTGGATTACTGGGTGGTTGAAAAGCGTAAAGACGGTGAGAGGAGAGACACCAAGAATACCCTGAAGAGTGCTTTCAGATCCTTACAGGTCAGCCGGCTCCCCAGCTCCAACATTGCAGAGCTCCAGCCCAGCTCCTGCACCATGGCCATGACTGTGGTCACCAAGGAGAAGAACAAGAAAG TCCCTACTATTTTTCTGGGAAAGAAACCAAAGGAGAGGGACATGGAGCCTAAGAGCCAGGTGATAGAGGGGATCACCAGACTCATCTGTTCTGCTAAGCATCAGCAAACAAGTCTTAGAG TGTCTGTTGATGGGATGGAGTGGAACGATGTAAAGTTCTTCCAGCTGGCATCCCAGTGGCCCACTCATGTGAAATATCTGCCAGTTGGTCTGTTCAGCTGCAGTAAAACTGCCTCCTAG
- the pacs1a gene encoding phosphofurin acidic cluster sorting protein 1a isoform X1, translating into MSERGGVQRAGVASPHLQPFKSVSIPSNRPVQMNLFATWEIDRSSPSCVPRLLSLTLKKLVMLKDLDRDLTSVVIAVKLQGSKRILRSNEILLPSPGLTETDLQLTFSLQYPHFLKRDANRLQIMLQRRKRYKNRTILGYKTLALGLINMAEVMQHPTEGAQVLRLHTKIKEVAVPVAEIRVYSMSSQPVDPEGPKAKLSDRSPDIDNYSEEEEESYSSEQDGSDDPLHQYLYDDEDEVRKKKPRRKLTSAASITRANQPNIKQKFVALLKRFKVSDEVGFGLDHVSQEQIRDVEEDLDELYNSLEIYNPSDSGPDMEETDSVLSMPKPKLPPFFEAMSQSSSHNEFGSLSSRRSLSRDTLSAQQGEQTASSKIQRSSSAHLDDAFSETETVELNEVEVLSDGTPSITVSVAERPRTPQRSSSQTMPSPRLDGGHTPKHKRGTPLKERQLSKPLSERTNSSDSERSPELSLTPQMPRKIVYDQLNQILVSDTTLPDSLILINSSDWQGQYVSDSLQAQKHPVVCTCSVSEIQAVLSALLTRIQKFCNCNSVTPKPVKVVAVGGQNYLGAILRFFVSQLANKTSDWLGHLRFLVVPLGSHPVAKYLGSLDNRYRSVFLDSTWREFFSRTDPPQPGTYLPLVLLFQTSDCSLFTLRLCSGLSSAECVDVAGRIGQYIDGATVTYQLPIAEAMLTCKHKMQDDDSYQNFVPFVGVVKVGLIEPMFGLAVGDCEEGISLSLIVPSTSPPAHAMSAGMMKESATPPPSPSLSGVHGSPSMSHGTDAIGLQVDYWVVEKRKDGERRDTKNTLKSAFRSLQVSRLPSSNIAELQPSSCTMAMTVVTKEKNKKVPTIFLGKKPKERDMEPKSQVIEGITRLICSAKHQQTSLRVSVDGMEWNDVKFFQLASQWPTHVKYLPVGLFSCSKTAS; encoded by the exons actCCTCAGTTTAACTCTTAAGAAACTGGTGATGTTAAAGGACCTTGACCGAGACCTTACATCAGTAGTCATTGCAGTCAAACTTCAG GGCTCAAAGCGAATCCTGCGCTCTAATGAAATCCTCCTGCCATCTCCTGGGCTCACCGAGACAGATTTACAGCTCACTTTCTCCCTTCAG TATCCACATTTTTTGAAGAGAGATGCGAATAGGCTGCAGATCATGCTCCAACGTAGAAAAAGGTACAAGAACCGTACAATCCTGGGATACAAGACACTAGCACTTGGCCTGATTAATATGGCAGAG GTGATGCAGCATCCCACTGAAGGTGCTCAGGTGTTGCGTCTGCATACTAAAATAAAGGAGGTGGCGGTACCCGTGGCTGAGATCAGGGTCTACTCGATGTCTAGTCAACCTGTAGACCCAGAAGGACCAAAGGCCAAACTGTCTG ATCGATCCCCTGACATTGATAACTACtctgaggaggaggaagagagcTATTCGTCTGAGCAGGACGGCAGTGATGATCCATTACACCag TATCTTTATGACGATGAAGATGAAGTAAGGAAGAAGAAACCCCGCCGTAAACTCACCTCTGCTGCCTCCATTACAAGAGCTAAT CAGCCTAACATCAAGCAGAAATTTGTGGCACTGCTGAAAAGGTTCAAAGTTTCTGATGAG GTAGGATTTGGCCTGGACCACGTGTCCCAGGAGCAGATCCGTGATGTGGAGGAAGACCTGGATGAGCTCTACAACAGTCTGGAGATATACAACCCCAGTGACAGTGGACCAGACATGGAGGAGACAGACAGCGTCCTTAGCATGCCCAAGCCCAAACTCCC GCCATTCTTCGAAGCTATGTCTCAGTCCAGCTCTCACAATGAGTTTGGCAGTCTAAGCAGCAGACGTTCTCTAAGCAGAGACACACTTAGTGCT cAGCAGGGGGAACAGACTGCATCGAGTAAAATTCAGCGCTCCAGTAGTGCACACCTGGATGATGCCTTCTCCGAGACAGAGACAGTG GAGCTGAATGAGGTGGAGGTTTTGAGCGATGGAACTCCAAGCATCACGGTTTCTGTGGCAGAGAGACCACGAACCCCACAGAGGAGCAGCAGCCAAACCATGCCCTCCCCAAG GCTGGATGGTGGTCATACTCCTAAGCATAAGCGAGGGACTCCTTTGAAAGAGAGGCAGCTGTCTAAACCTCTTAGCGAACGGACAAACAGCTCAGACAGTGAGCGCTCACCTGAGCTCAGCCTCACTCCGCAG ATGCCGAGGAAGATTGTGTATGACCAGCTAAACCAGATCTTGGTGTCGGACACGACCCTGCCTGACAGCCTCATCCTCATTAACAGCAGTGACTGGCAAGGACAG tatgtgtcaGACTCCCTGCAGGCACAGAAGCATCCAGTGGTGTGTACCTGCTCAGTGTCTGAGATTCAGGCCGTGCTCTCAGCTCTGCTTACTCGCATTCAGAAGTT CTGTAACTGTAACTCTGTCACACCTAAACCTGTGAAAGTGGTGGCTGTGGGAGGACAGAACTACCTGGGAGCCATCTTGCGCTTCTTTGTGTCTCAGCTAGCCAACAAGACGTCTGACTGGCTGGGGCATTTAAGGTTTCTCGTGGTACCACTAG GTTCTCACCCTGTAGCTAAGTACCTTGGATCACTAGACAACCGTTACCGTTCGGTTTTCCTCGACAGTACGTGGCGGGAGTTCTTCAGTCGGACAGATCCTCCTCAACCCGGTACATACCTGCCGTTAGTGCTACTCTTTCAGACGTCAGACTGCAGTTTGTTTACGTTGCGTTTGTGTTCAGGTTTATCGTCTGCAGAGTGTGTGGACGTAGCTGGACGCATCGGTCAGTACATTGACGGAGCTACAGTTACTTATCAGCTACCTATTGCTGAGGCTATGCTCACCTGCAAGCACAAAAT gcaaGATGATGATTCCTATCAAAATTTTGTCCCCTTCGTGGGT GTGGTTAAAGTCGGTTTGATCGAGCCCATGTTTGGATTGGCAG TTGGCGACTGCGAGGAGGGAATCTCTTTAAGTCTAATAGTTCCTTCAACTTCTCCTCCTGCTCATGCAATGTCTGCTGGGATGATGAAAGAATCTGCCACTCCTCCCCCTTCACCATCTCTCAGTGGTGTTCATGG AAGTCCCAGCATGTCTCACGGAACAGACGCCATAGGGCTGCAGGTGGATTACTGGGTGGTTGAAAAGCGTAAAGACGGTGAGAGGAGAGACACCAAGAATACCCTGAAGAGTGCTTTCAGATCCTTACAGGTCAGCCGGCTCCCCAGCTCCAACATTGCAGAGCTCCAGCCCAGCTCCTGCACCATGGCCATGACTGTGGTCACCAAGGAGAAGAACAAGAAAG TCCCTACTATTTTTCTGGGAAAGAAACCAAAGGAGAGGGACATGGAGCCTAAGAGCCAGGTGATAGAGGGGATCACCAGACTCATCTGTTCTGCTAAGCATCAGCAAACAAGTCTTAGAG TGTCTGTTGATGGGATGGAGTGGAACGATGTAAAGTTCTTCCAGCTGGCATCCCAGTGGCCCACTCATGTGAAATATCTGCCAGTTGGTCTGTTCAGCTGCAGTAAAACTGCCTCCTAG
- the pacs1a gene encoding phosphofurin acidic cluster sorting protein 1a isoform X7, protein MSERGGVQRAGVASPHLQPFKSVSIPSNRPVQMNLFATWEIDRSSPSCVPRLLSLTLKKLVMLKDLDRDLTSVVIAVKLQGSKRILRSNEILLPSPGLTETDLQLTFSLQYPHFLKRDANRLQIMLQRRKRYKNRTILGYKTLALGLINMAEVMQHPTEGAQVLRLHTKIKEVAVPVAEIRVYSMSSQPVDPEGPKAKLSDRSPDIDNYSEEEEESYSSEQDGSDDPLHQYLYDDEDEVRKKKPRRKLTSAASITRANQPNIKQKFVALLKRFKVSDEVGFGLDHVSQEQIRDVEEDLDELYNSLEIYNPSDSGPDMEETDSVLSMPKPKLPPFFEAMSQSSSHNEFGSLSSRRSLSRDTLSAQQGEQTASSKIQRSSSAHLDDAFSETETVELNEVEVLSDGTPSITVSVAERPRTPQRSSSQTMPSPRLDGGHTPKHKRGTPLKERQLSKPLSERTNSSDSERSPELSLTPQMPRKIVYDQLNQILVSDTTLPDSLILINSSDWQGQYVSDSLQAQKHPVVCTCSVSEIQAVLSALLTRIQKFCNCNSVTPKPVKVVAVGGQNYLGAILRFFVSQLANKTSDWLGHLRFLVVPLGSHPVAKYLGSLDNRYRSVFLDSTWREFFSRTDPPQPGLSSAECVDVAGRIGQYIDGATVTYQLPIAEAMLTCKHKMQDDDSYQNFVPFVGVVKVGLIEPMFGLAVGDCEEGISLSLIVPSTSPPAHAMSAGMMKESATPPPSPSLSGVHGPSMSHGTDAIGLQVDYWVVEKRKDGERRDTKNTLKSAFRSLQVSRLPSSNIAELQPSSCTMAMTVVTKEKNKKVPTIFLGKKPKERDMEPKSQVIEGITRLICSAKHQQTSLRVSVDGMEWNDVKFFQLASQWPTHVKYLPVGLFSCSKTAS, encoded by the exons actCCTCAGTTTAACTCTTAAGAAACTGGTGATGTTAAAGGACCTTGACCGAGACCTTACATCAGTAGTCATTGCAGTCAAACTTCAG GGCTCAAAGCGAATCCTGCGCTCTAATGAAATCCTCCTGCCATCTCCTGGGCTCACCGAGACAGATTTACAGCTCACTTTCTCCCTTCAG TATCCACATTTTTTGAAGAGAGATGCGAATAGGCTGCAGATCATGCTCCAACGTAGAAAAAGGTACAAGAACCGTACAATCCTGGGATACAAGACACTAGCACTTGGCCTGATTAATATGGCAGAG GTGATGCAGCATCCCACTGAAGGTGCTCAGGTGTTGCGTCTGCATACTAAAATAAAGGAGGTGGCGGTACCCGTGGCTGAGATCAGGGTCTACTCGATGTCTAGTCAACCTGTAGACCCAGAAGGACCAAAGGCCAAACTGTCTG ATCGATCCCCTGACATTGATAACTACtctgaggaggaggaagagagcTATTCGTCTGAGCAGGACGGCAGTGATGATCCATTACACCag TATCTTTATGACGATGAAGATGAAGTAAGGAAGAAGAAACCCCGCCGTAAACTCACCTCTGCTGCCTCCATTACAAGAGCTAAT CAGCCTAACATCAAGCAGAAATTTGTGGCACTGCTGAAAAGGTTCAAAGTTTCTGATGAG GTAGGATTTGGCCTGGACCACGTGTCCCAGGAGCAGATCCGTGATGTGGAGGAAGACCTGGATGAGCTCTACAACAGTCTGGAGATATACAACCCCAGTGACAGTGGACCAGACATGGAGGAGACAGACAGCGTCCTTAGCATGCCCAAGCCCAAACTCCC GCCATTCTTCGAAGCTATGTCTCAGTCCAGCTCTCACAATGAGTTTGGCAGTCTAAGCAGCAGACGTTCTCTAAGCAGAGACACACTTAGTGCT cAGCAGGGGGAACAGACTGCATCGAGTAAAATTCAGCGCTCCAGTAGTGCACACCTGGATGATGCCTTCTCCGAGACAGAGACAGTG GAGCTGAATGAGGTGGAGGTTTTGAGCGATGGAACTCCAAGCATCACGGTTTCTGTGGCAGAGAGACCACGAACCCCACAGAGGAGCAGCAGCCAAACCATGCCCTCCCCAAG GCTGGATGGTGGTCATACTCCTAAGCATAAGCGAGGGACTCCTTTGAAAGAGAGGCAGCTGTCTAAACCTCTTAGCGAACGGACAAACAGCTCAGACAGTGAGCGCTCACCTGAGCTCAGCCTCACTCCGCAG ATGCCGAGGAAGATTGTGTATGACCAGCTAAACCAGATCTTGGTGTCGGACACGACCCTGCCTGACAGCCTCATCCTCATTAACAGCAGTGACTGGCAAGGACAG tatgtgtcaGACTCCCTGCAGGCACAGAAGCATCCAGTGGTGTGTACCTGCTCAGTGTCTGAGATTCAGGCCGTGCTCTCAGCTCTGCTTACTCGCATTCAGAAGTT CTGTAACTGTAACTCTGTCACACCTAAACCTGTGAAAGTGGTGGCTGTGGGAGGACAGAACTACCTGGGAGCCATCTTGCGCTTCTTTGTGTCTCAGCTAGCCAACAAGACGTCTGACTGGCTGGGGCATTTAAGGTTTCTCGTGGTACCACTAG GTTCTCACCCTGTAGCTAAGTACCTTGGATCACTAGACAACCGTTACCGTTCGGTTTTCCTCGACAGTACGTGGCGGGAGTTCTTCAGTCGGACAGATCCTCCTCAACCCG GTTTATCGTCTGCAGAGTGTGTGGACGTAGCTGGACGCATCGGTCAGTACATTGACGGAGCTACAGTTACTTATCAGCTACCTATTGCTGAGGCTATGCTCACCTGCAAGCACAAAAT gcaaGATGATGATTCCTATCAAAATTTTGTCCCCTTCGTGGGT GTGGTTAAAGTCGGTTTGATCGAGCCCATGTTTGGATTGGCAG TTGGCGACTGCGAGGAGGGAATCTCTTTAAGTCTAATAGTTCCTTCAACTTCTCCTCCTGCTCATGCAATGTCTGCTGGGATGATGAAAGAATCTGCCACTCCTCCCCCTTCACCATCTCTCAGTGGTGTTCATGG TCCCAGCATGTCTCACGGAACAGACGCCATAGGGCTGCAGGTGGATTACTGGGTGGTTGAAAAGCGTAAAGACGGTGAGAGGAGAGACACCAAGAATACCCTGAAGAGTGCTTTCAGATCCTTACAGGTCAGCCGGCTCCCCAGCTCCAACATTGCAGAGCTCCAGCCCAGCTCCTGCACCATGGCCATGACTGTGGTCACCAAGGAGAAGAACAAGAAAG TCCCTACTATTTTTCTGGGAAAGAAACCAAAGGAGAGGGACATGGAGCCTAAGAGCCAGGTGATAGAGGGGATCACCAGACTCATCTGTTCTGCTAAGCATCAGCAAACAAGTCTTAGAG TGTCTGTTGATGGGATGGAGTGGAACGATGTAAAGTTCTTCCAGCTGGCATCCCAGTGGCCCACTCATGTGAAATATCTGCCAGTTGGTCTGTTCAGCTGCAGTAAAACTGCCTCCTAG